Proteins found in one Triticum urartu cultivar G1812 chromosome 4, Tu2.1, whole genome shotgun sequence genomic segment:
- the LOC125550097 gene encoding putative uncharacterized protein DDB_G0290521 isoform X1: MRGGRSGGGGLRNPCLTMHQPWASLLVHGIKRVEGRSWPSPVTGRLWIHAASKVPDPDTVAAMEDFYREIYAVDGVHHIDFPQHYPVSRLLGCVEVVGCVRSEELVCWEDVPQSVRLEGLTDFCWLCENPQKLVVPFEMRGYQGVYNLERRVYEGAARGLSPVQGPLPVKFPLPDPRNPLSLKPGSLNFDSSKSALVKTESVSAAIAGARAAATQYSRKGSTAATSSEIQTRGKSRENHADGSSGSGALPSVVQNSQSHPQNQDPSPVVQNSPSHLVIQNPSPVVQNSPSYSQTRNPQYIAQSSPSYSQTRNSQYMVQSSPSYSPTQNPRYMAQSSPSYSRNQSQSSIIQSTPFYFHDQNQSANVHSNPSHFHYQNQSSTVHNSPSYSHNQNPSPNVQNGPSYSQNHNPSPVAQNSPSFLQHQNAEPRRSPRLQGGAPHRLVAAALRDLKQSSLRESGEQSSAPRSWPE; encoded by the exons ATGCGCGGCGGGCGGTCGGGGGGCGGGGGGCTGCGGAACCCCTGCCTGACGATGCACCAGCCGTGGGCGTCGCTGCTGGTGCACGGCATCAAGCGCGTGGAGGGCCGCTCCTGGCCGTCGCCGGTGACGGGCCGCCTCTGGATCCACGCCGCCTCCAAGGTGCCCGACCCCGACACCGTCGCCGCCATGGAGGACTTCTACCGGGAGATCTACGCCGTCGACGGGGTCCACCACATCGACTTCCCCCAGCACTACCCCGTCTCCCGCCTCCTCG GGTGCGTCGAGGTGGTCGGCTGCGTCAGGTCCGAGGAGCTCGTCTGCTGGGAGGACGTGCCCCAATCA GTCAGGCTTGAAGGCTTGACCGACTTCTGCTGGCTTTGCGAGAATCCGCAG AAGCTGGTGGTTCCGTTCGAGATGCGCGGTTATCAGGGTGTGTACAATTTGGAAAGAAGG GTATACGAGGGAGCAGCCAGGGGTCTTTCACCTGTTCAAGGTCCACTGCCGGTCAAGTTCCCGCTTCCAGATCCCAGAAACCCCTTGTCTCTCAAGCCGGGATCTCTCAATTTCGACTCTTCAAAGTCTGCCCTGGTCAAGACTGAGAGTGTTTCTGCAGCGATAGCCGGGGCTAGAGCTGCCGCGACTCAGTATTCGAGGAAGGGTAGTACTGCTGCCACTAGCAGTGAGATTCAAACTCGAGGGAAATCGAGGGAGAATCATGCCGATGGCAGTTCAGGGAGTGGGGCTCTGCCGTCTGTTGTCCAGAACAGTCAATCGCATCCGCAAAACCAGGATCCATCGCCTGTTGTCCAGAACAGTCCATCGCATTTGGTAATCCAGAATCCATCGCCTGTTGTCCAGAACAGTCCATCATACTCGCAAACTCGGAATCCTCAGTATATTGCTCAGAGCAGTCCATCCTACTCGCAAACTCGGAATTCTCAGTATATGGTTCAGAGCAGTCCATCCTATTCGCCAACTCAGAATCCTCGGTATATGGCTCAGAGCAGTCCATCCTATTCGCGGAACCAGAGTCAATCGTCCATTATCCAGAGCACTCCATTCTATTTCCATGACCAGAATCAATCGGCCAATGTCCACAGCAATCCATCCCATTTCCATTATCAGAATCAATCTTCCACTGTCCACAACAGTCCATCCTATTCTCATAACCAGAACCCATCGCCCAATGTCCAGAACGGTCCATCCTACTCGCAAAACCATAACCCTTCTCCTGTTGCCCAGAACAGTCCATCGTTTTTGCAGCACCAGAACGCTGAGCCTCGGAGAAGTCCCAGACTACAGGGTGGAGCTCCCCACAGG CTCGTTGCAGCGGCGCTGAGAGACTTGAAGCAGTCAAGCTTGCGCGAGAGCGGGGAGCAATCATCAGCTCCCAGAAGCTGGCCTGAATAA
- the LOC125550097 gene encoding putative uncharacterized protein DDB_G0290521 isoform X2, which produces MRGGRSGGGGLRNPCLTMHQPWASLLVHGIKRVEGRSWPSPVTGRLWIHAASKVPDPDTVAAMEDFYREIYAVDGVHHIDFPQHYPVSRLLGCVEVVGCVRSEELVCWEDVPQSVRLEGLTDFCWLCENPQKLVVPFEMRGYQGVYNLERRVYEGAARGLSPVQGPLPVKFPLPDPRNPLSLKPGSLNFDSSKSALVKTESVSAAIAGARAAATQYSRKGSTAATSSEIQTRGKSRENHADGSSGSGALPSVVQNSQSHPQNQDPSPVVQNSPSHLVIQNPSPVVQNSPSYSQTRNPQYIAQSSPSYSQTRNSQYMVQSSPSYSPTQNPRYMAQSSPSYSRNQSQSSIIQSTPFYFHDQNQSANVHSNPSHFHYQNQSSTVHNSPSYSHNQNPSPNVQNGPSYSQNHNPSPVAQNSPSFLQHQNAEPRRSPRLQGGAPHRRR; this is translated from the exons ATGCGCGGCGGGCGGTCGGGGGGCGGGGGGCTGCGGAACCCCTGCCTGACGATGCACCAGCCGTGGGCGTCGCTGCTGGTGCACGGCATCAAGCGCGTGGAGGGCCGCTCCTGGCCGTCGCCGGTGACGGGCCGCCTCTGGATCCACGCCGCCTCCAAGGTGCCCGACCCCGACACCGTCGCCGCCATGGAGGACTTCTACCGGGAGATCTACGCCGTCGACGGGGTCCACCACATCGACTTCCCCCAGCACTACCCCGTCTCCCGCCTCCTCG GGTGCGTCGAGGTGGTCGGCTGCGTCAGGTCCGAGGAGCTCGTCTGCTGGGAGGACGTGCCCCAATCA GTCAGGCTTGAAGGCTTGACCGACTTCTGCTGGCTTTGCGAGAATCCGCAG AAGCTGGTGGTTCCGTTCGAGATGCGCGGTTATCAGGGTGTGTACAATTTGGAAAGAAGG GTATACGAGGGAGCAGCCAGGGGTCTTTCACCTGTTCAAGGTCCACTGCCGGTCAAGTTCCCGCTTCCAGATCCCAGAAACCCCTTGTCTCTCAAGCCGGGATCTCTCAATTTCGACTCTTCAAAGTCTGCCCTGGTCAAGACTGAGAGTGTTTCTGCAGCGATAGCCGGGGCTAGAGCTGCCGCGACTCAGTATTCGAGGAAGGGTAGTACTGCTGCCACTAGCAGTGAGATTCAAACTCGAGGGAAATCGAGGGAGAATCATGCCGATGGCAGTTCAGGGAGTGGGGCTCTGCCGTCTGTTGTCCAGAACAGTCAATCGCATCCGCAAAACCAGGATCCATCGCCTGTTGTCCAGAACAGTCCATCGCATTTGGTAATCCAGAATCCATCGCCTGTTGTCCAGAACAGTCCATCATACTCGCAAACTCGGAATCCTCAGTATATTGCTCAGAGCAGTCCATCCTACTCGCAAACTCGGAATTCTCAGTATATGGTTCAGAGCAGTCCATCCTATTCGCCAACTCAGAATCCTCGGTATATGGCTCAGAGCAGTCCATCCTATTCGCGGAACCAGAGTCAATCGTCCATTATCCAGAGCACTCCATTCTATTTCCATGACCAGAATCAATCGGCCAATGTCCACAGCAATCCATCCCATTTCCATTATCAGAATCAATCTTCCACTGTCCACAACAGTCCATCCTATTCTCATAACCAGAACCCATCGCCCAATGTCCAGAACGGTCCATCCTACTCGCAAAACCATAACCCTTCTCCTGTTGCCCAGAACAGTCCATCGTTTTTGCAGCACCAGAACGCTGAGCCTCGGAGAAGTCCCAGACTACAGGGTGGAGCTCCCCACAGG CGGCGCTGA